In one Ornithinimicrobium pratense genomic region, the following are encoded:
- a CDS encoding c-type cytochrome: MSSLAARRRSPYALLVLLVLGLMFTGTAYAALQPGTARPGTSAATSSAEEVAQGQQLFLANCASCHGLNAEGNEPIGPSLHGVGAAAVDFQVGTGRMPLASPSTQSERNEQQVRFNQEEISAMAAYVDSLGAGPAVPDEEWVDPSLGDPANGGAIYRTNCAMCHNSSGTGGALTRGKYAPSLMGVQPVHIYEAMVTGPQAMPVFNDQNITPEEKRDVIAFIDAIDNGVNDHGGSGMGNLGPAGDTLFAWTFGIAAFLGAAVWLGRKAA, from the coding sequence GTGAGTTCTCTCGCCGCCCGTCGCCGCAGCCCCTACGCGCTGCTGGTGCTGCTCGTGCTGGGGCTGATGTTCACCGGGACCGCGTATGCGGCCCTGCAGCCCGGCACCGCCCGCCCTGGCACCTCCGCCGCGACCTCCTCGGCGGAGGAGGTCGCCCAGGGGCAGCAGCTCTTCCTGGCCAACTGCGCCAGCTGCCACGGGCTGAACGCCGAGGGCAACGAGCCGATCGGGCCCTCCCTGCACGGGGTCGGTGCCGCCGCGGTGGACTTCCAGGTGGGGACCGGTCGGATGCCCCTGGCCTCGCCCTCGACGCAGTCGGAGCGCAACGAGCAGCAGGTGCGCTTCAACCAGGAGGAGATCTCGGCGATGGCCGCTTACGTCGACTCCCTCGGAGCGGGGCCGGCGGTGCCCGACGAGGAGTGGGTCGACCCCTCGCTGGGTGACCCCGCCAACGGCGGTGCGATCTACCGGACCAACTGCGCGATGTGCCACAACTCCTCCGGGACCGGTGGGGCGCTCACCCGGGGCAAGTACGCGCCGAGCCTGATGGGCGTGCAGCCGGTGCACATCTACGAGGCCATGGTGACCGGCCCGCAGGCGATGCCGGTCTTCAACGACCAGAACATCACCCCCGAGGAGAAGCGTGACGTGATCGCCTTCATCGACGCCATCGACAACGGGGTCAACGACCATGGCGGGTCCGGCATGGGCAACCTCGGCCCGGCCGGGGACACGCTGTTCGCCTGGACCTTCGGGATCGCGGCTTTCCTCGGTGCCGCGGTCTGGCTCGGACGGAAGGCTGCCTAA